AATAATTCATTTTCATACAAAACGATTTAGATTTAAACAATTAACCATTAATATTAATGGTTAATTTACTGTACTTAATGAGTCTAATTTCTATATAAATTGATTAACAATTATCAAAGTTGATTTCTAAGATTCTTTTAAGCATTTTATAATCCACTTTTGAGACAATTTAACTCTCTTATTTTAGACTTTGGACAATTTATTGCATTCATTTACAACCATTCTATTTTTAGATATATATTCAAGATGCACAACTAGTTAGAACTTAGAACAAAGCAATGAGTACACATATCTACATATTGAAAACATGCGAATATTGTGGATTAGAATTTGTAGCCAAAACCACTGTAACAAGGTTTTGCAGTCAAAGATGTAGAACAAAAATGTATAAGAGATATAATAAAAATTCATCTCAAACAATAGAAAATAAGAATTTATGCAATTTTAAAATGTACACTTATTCTCCCTTTGATTGCATAACGATAAAAGAAGCTTCCGGTATTATAGGATGTGCCCGAACTACAATCTATGATATGATCAAAAAAGGAAAGTTATCTTCTATTAATTTTAGTCAAAGAAAAACCAGAGTTTTTAAGGAAGAAATTGGAAAATTATTAAATCAAAATAAAACAGAAATAGAACCTTTTATATTTAAAGATGATGATACAAAAATAAAAAACTGTTGGACAATAAATGAGATCATTAACCTATATAAAATCTCTGCCAGTGCCCTGTACAATAAATTGAAAATATATAATATAATTAAAATAAAGAAGGGAAAATCTGTTTATGTATCTAAAGAAATTATACGTAGGTTATTCAATACAGTTATCAAAAATAATAATTAATATAGTTGATTTTATATTATTGAAAGGCCTATAAAAGACAAATTAGGCTTTTCAAAGACATAATTTAAAACTAAACAGAGTTCATAATATTTTTGTAGACAACTTTAAAACAAAATATTATGACACTTATTAAATTACGTAAAAAGCCTGCAGCTAAAAATACTGTTAGACTTTATTTAGATGCTTATCCTCCTATCTATGATCCATTAACTGGAAAATCGCAGCGAAAATTTTATTTAAAACTTTTTCTGTATCGCATGCCTAAATCGCAACTTGAAAAAAAACATAATGACCAAACACTGTTCCTAGCAGAAAATTTAAGAGTAAAAATGATGCTTGAAGTATATAATAATAGGATTAGCAATAAACTACGAATGAGTATATTATCAGGAAATTACTAAACTTCAAGAATTTTCAAACATTACAGTATCCACTATTATGGATATACATTGCAAAAATGTTATGGGTTAATCCCATATTAAATTATTTGGTTAACAGTCCACTTTAAAAACATTGATATGAGTTCTAACATTGAGATCATAAGAATATGCCAATATTGTGGCAAGGAATTTATCGCAAAAACAACAGTCACAAAGTATTGCAGCCATACCTGTAATAAAAAAGCATATAAAGCTGAACTAAAAACAAAAAAAATAGAAAAAAGTAACATCAACACTCAACTTTTTAAAGAATCCTCTATAGATATTATAAATAGCTCTGCTTTTCTAACCGTTAAAGAATCAGCCTGCTTATTGAAATGCAGTAAGCAAATGATCTATAATCTAGTTAATTCGGGTCGTCTAAAATCAACAAAGCTATCAGTAAGAAACACCAGAATTAGCAGATTAGAAATTGACAATCTTTTTAAGATTAGTATTCGAAAAGTCAAAGAAAATTAGGAGTCGAAATAAACTGTAATTATAAAATACCTTTTGACTATTTAAACTATTGTTAATGAAGGAAATAAACAGCGATGACAACGGTAAAACTAAGACAAAAGCCCATAAGTAATGGACAAGAATCTCACTATTTGGATATCTATCCTCCCATAGCACATCCAATAACAGGAGACTTTAAGAGAAAGCATTATCTACATCTACATACCTATTTGAATCCTAAAAATAATGTAGAAAAACAACATAATATTGAAACCTTGAAATTGGTAGAATATAGAAAAGCCGAACGTTTAATAGATATTCAAAATAAAAATTATGATTTTTTAATAAAAAAAAGGATAGCTGATTTTACAGAATTCTTTCAATCTGAAGCAAATAAACGACCAGATTCATACAATTGGCAAATGGCCGTAAAGTA
The window above is part of the Chryseobacterium sp. MA9 genome. Proteins encoded here:
- a CDS encoding AlpA family transcriptional regulator, which gives rise to MSTHIYILKTCEYCGLEFVAKTTVTRFCSQRCRTKMYKRYNKNSSQTIENKNLCNFKMYTYSPFDCITIKEASGIIGCARTTIYDMIKKGKLSSINFSQRKTRVFKEEIGKLLNQNKTEIEPFIFKDDDTKIKNCWTINEIINLYKISASALYNKLKIYNIIKIKKGKSVYVSKEIIRRLFNTVIKNNN
- a CDS encoding helix-turn-helix domain-containing protein, with amino-acid sequence MSSNIEIIRICQYCGKEFIAKTTVTKYCSHTCNKKAYKAELKTKKIEKSNINTQLFKESSIDIINSSAFLTVKESACLLKCSKQMIYNLVNSGRLKSTKLSVRNTRISRLEIDNLFKISIRKVKEN